The DNA window GCCACATTGGGAGGAGAGATTGGTTAGGATCAGTGGACAAGTCGCAGAATGCATCTATCTCTTGCATGCATGTAATCAACCATACAGAAATAGTAACTTGCTTTGAGTCTCCGAAACAAAAAGCCTCACAAATGATGATGCATCAAGCCCCAATGGGTTTATTGCctaagaagaggaaaaagaaatacATATTAACTGATAATACATGCCAAAAGATCGGCGGGCGCCTTGCTAAGCTGAGCTGAACTGCAAGAGAGAGGCGCATTTGCATGTGCATAAGTCTCATTTTTTTCGTTTTTGTTTTGTGAGGGATAAAAGATACGTACCGAAACAGTAGCAGAAGCGGgcagaaacagaaacaaaaacagaaacagaaacgAGTCCAATTGAGTCGAGTCGGTTGACTTCCCGCAGAGTGGCTTTCATGCAGGTACAAGCGGTCGCTCAGAGCCAATGAATCGTGTGTGGCTTGGGGGTGTATGACTTATGAAAATACGCGAGTCAAGTCAGGGATTGGGTTATGCCTTATCCACAGTGGGTAATAGTTACGAAAAGACAAACAACAACATTAGACAAGACTAACAAAGACTCAATCATCGGGACTTTATGGAATCATGCTCAGTTACATTCGGGAAAATCTGGTGGACCTAGCTAAACTTCCAGCAGCTTGGGTTCCTCGTCTTTGTCTTGATGAGTTTGATTTCCAAGAAGTTGACAAGCATATCCTTGCTTCGAAAAGAGGCACGGATGTCACACAAGTTTCGGTTCCGGGCTGCAAGAGATGCACGATTGGCAACGGGATTTGGATACTTTGCTAATGGCTTTGTTTTGCATACATTTGAAATCAGGATTTTACTGTGCagcatacctacctacatagtTACAGAATAAATAACGACATATGACTGGCTCGTCAGGTTTGTTTACTTTAGCAGAGCATATAGATAGACCAGACTAGACCAGTATttgattgagttgagtcTATAGAAGCGATGTAGCAGAGCTAACAATAGCAATACGTAAACTCAAGACCGCAAAGCTATATGAATAAGTTCATTACTGACGTGTTTTTTCCTTTTGTAGGAAAGTTTGTTAGACcttaggtacctaggcaCTAAAGTACTGAGGTAGTGAACGACTCTTTACTCTCAGGCTCTCAGACTGTGATTGGTTTGTGGCTGTTCAACTCAGCTGGTTTAGTTGAGGAAAGAGCGAGGCGGGCGCCCTACCTGCCTATAATTTCTGTATTATAGGTAGGCAGGGATGTGATGTTCTACTCTCCCGCTTGGGCTTCATCTTGACATCCaacctttcttctttttccatCAGCGTGACCAATTTTAGTCGATCAATTGACGTGGGGACGACACGACACGACACGGACAGCCGCTTCATCCGCAGACCAGTACAGCACAGTACAGTACCCCGCCTGAACTTGTACTGGactatgtacatacatacatacatacataaaTCGATTCCTTCACTTGGCCGACGCCAAAGCAAAAAGAGACAGAAACAAACCGAAAAGCAAAGACTTGTCATGTCGCCCTACCCAATATCAGCCCAATTGATTCTTCCCAATTCTCACGCACTCGCCACAATCATGAATATGCATGCTATGAATTATAACAAAGATCTGCAGTTCCTTGATGTCCAACGGCTGTGGGAGCCCTATCGTCGATCACGTTGCCACTCGCTGATGCGATCCAACGTGGTGCAGACAAACGAGGCTGAAACACAATTGACGAATAGCAACTAACGCTTTTGATACCGCAACTTTCTTAAAACATCAACTATATCATATTTACAAGAATGCTCTCTCAAAAACGATGAATTGAGGCACAGACACACATACGCGTCACATTAGAGCCCAACTACGTCGAAGCCTGACTTGTAAACTCCGCCCTTTTGACATTGACCTTGAACTTCTGCCCCAAAATCAAAGCCGGGGGCGTGTAGTTCCATCCATCATTCAGACCAGGTTCAACATGCCAACCTTTATGCATCGGGCAGCAACTTGCCGCTGTCATCTGATCTGTCAACGTATCCATCCGAGGCTTGGCCAAGGGTCCGTTCCAAATGCTCCCTTGCCAGAACCGAACTCTTAGTACTTGCTTTGTTTCCCAGCCATCACAACCATTCCGTCTGTCCGTGCCCTACCTCGGGGCTTTCAGATAGCGGACTCAAGCGTGACCGACATCTCACTGCTACGCCTGACCCTTGAATCGTTGGGCATCAGTCCGCCCTCGTCTCCCTCGAGGAAAGCTTCTCGAGATGGACAATCTCAAGCTGGCTGATTCATTGGTAAGCGAAAGCTCCATATCCGCTACCTATGCAATGTTCCGACTACGCCGTACTGTGCCGCTTACTGTGGATGTCTGGCGTTCCAGCTGAGCGGATGCTAGTAATCAATTGGTGAATTGAGCAGGCTGTTCATGCCTGCAATCCCGCATTTCTGGATCTTCATGACCCTTTCGAGAAGGGCTGAACGATGGATGTACAATCTCGACGTCCACCATCCCGAGAATGGAACCACAAAGGTGTTGAAGGACATCGCTGAGATCCCCAGTCGATTCCACTGATAATGTCACCTAGTGTAGCGGGCCTATCGTCGCTTACAAGCCCTCTATCAGATCAGATCGGCAAACTACCTACACACCTGTCGCACGCCGCGCTCCCCCTCACGAATCAAATTCCAGGATTTATCTCCAACCATTCGTCTATCGGCTGTTAAAGCCCCCCCTAACACAACCGACGACGTCTGTTCGCTGTCCCAAACTGCCGGGGCGCGCAAAATCTACGACACCATGATTCAAATATGACAGGTCGCTTCGACTACCACTACAAGGTGTACCCCCTTTATTCGCCAGAGACAAAGAAGGGATGAGGAATGAGAAAACAATACAAAACACCCCCAAGAAAATAATCTAACCTGTTTGAATATGTGAGATGGATCTCATCTGTCCACATCCCTACAGAGATGGGGTTACATCCTGATCGACAAGCGAGGCCAACAATCTTGTTGCTTCAGCCTCACCTTCGTAACGGCTGACTGCGTGGACTTTGTGTGGCAGTGTGCGCTTTGCGCGTTCAAAGTCGACCCAGCCTACGAAACATGCAACTGGTGTTTTGTGTAACCTTGATCCAGTTGCCATGTCTCTCGCTTCTCTTTGCGTGCAGGCAGATGCATGTCAGGACAGCCCTTCAAACATGGATTTCCATACTCCGAATTTGATCGAGTGTGGCACTTTACCGACCCTCTGGAGACTGTCATCCCGGTATCAATTCCTCCCGTGTAATTTGTGGCGCTGTAAGACATAGAAGTCTAAGtctttgcttcttccaaggTTGCCGTTCCAACCCCTTTGTAGCATACTCGATGCTTCTGAAGCCATGCAAATCTGCGAGTGAGACCCGATGGTCATCGGCATACATACACTGAAAGTCGGAGATAACATAAAAAGCCATCGCTTGATTCAGTACAATAACCTGGCCCGGAGCCCGGGGATCGACCGGCATCGCCCGCTCCTAACTTGGTCTCAAATGAGGCTCCTGGATTTCAACACAGTACATACATTGTAGTCGTGGCAGGGTTTTGGTACGACATGCGCCTTGTCTCACTATGGGCAAGGTCCAGTGCGAAAATCGCAACCCCTGCAACTATACTTCTCACCTGTTGGGTTACTGTGCTTTCATCTGGTGACATCACCGAGATTCTAGTCACAAAGTAGGACGTTCATTGTAATCAGGAAAGTGTATTCGCCATATGTTTACTATTATGAAGCCACTGTAGGTCTTTTGAGTTTCTTGGTAGCCATGGGTTGATAAGTTACCCAGAATCTTGGGTGCTCTATGGAGTATGCAGCCTGCTGGAGCCGATGGAAATGAGTTTGAAGGAGGCGGCATCACATTATCGTAAACTCCCTGTAAGTACTAGAAACGTTAAGTCTATCCCTTATAATATAGGTATGCATAGATCATCTGGTATGTGGAACGCTCAAAGCATAGATATCTTGTCGGCCTCGATGTAGATCGAGCCAAAAGACAATATCTATGTTGCGGTTTGCCGACATGTAGTCTCATCAACAAGGACAAAACCTCTGCCCGACTTACAGGCCATCAGGGGCATAAGAGACAAGATGATAGGTTACTTTATGCGACTTGGGTAAGACTGCtcagactatttatttttataccttGAAGCTTAGAGCCTTCCAAGAGGTCCTGATGGCCTACAACACAGCACCCGTTGTGCCAGATGGCCGCACATGGAGGTAGATCTAGCACCCTTTATCATGCAACTCGATAATGGATGAAATCAATGATATGCCACTTCGGATTGGTCACTTAGACCAGTGTTTTTTTGTGtccttttttttgttgtaAAACAGACTAGTTCGTGACCCCAGTTAGGAAGCAAGCTTTGAGTACAATTGCTCGTGATATTGCAAATTTGAAAGACATTCCTCCTATCAACTTCGTCGACGAAGAACATGATGTTGTACTGCCTTGGTTATCTTAAGCATTATGTGATCATTCGGTATATTCCAAAACCAGAACTGTTCGGAATGACAACAATCGGAATAACGAAACACATACCATCAACAGTCGACAGTATGCGATGTTGACATATCACAGAAGGTAATATTTTCGTCTGAATCCACAAAGGATAACATGCACCAGAAAGATATCGGATGGCCTTGAAAATTAGAACAAAATTTGTATGAAATTCTGCATTGAAGAGAGTCCCAGCTGTGAAGTCAATACTTGCAAGGCTCGAATGCCCCCAACATATGCGTTTCTCCCTCTAGTGAAGGCCACAATGAACAGTtcaaaataattacttagcCTGGCACTTCTTATATTGTGTCCAGAGGAGTGTCGGGCTCGCATTTTTATTCACGAATACTAGCTACAAACTTGAAGCTTCTAAACGTACAGTCCCAGTGTTTAAACAATGCTTGATCGTCTAGATAGATCGTGGCTCGAAGCGCACCTCACGATAAAAAAAGTCAATATTGTAGCTTTAAAATGGTTTCTAATTGTTAGATATAAGATTCAACGGTCTGGTGGACATTTGGTAGGTATAGACATGTTCTTCTATATTGTCTCTCAGGAACCTGTTTTTGAATGGAACCACCATACATATGTTACACACTCGGCTACCTTGTCAACTGAGCTGCATATATAAATATGATATGTTAAATGAACAACACCGACTTAGTAATCGCATCGTATAGGTCGCCTCACCTTATATATCTGACTTTGGTGCAACGAACTCGATCTCGTGGAACCCAAAGTAGGTGTTTCTGCATCAGCATGGAAGTTACATACGCAAAACCTCGCCCAAGTCCTGCCCAAATGATAATTCTCTGTCTCGATTTGGCTGTCTCTTGTCTAGAATTAACTAGATGGTATATGAGCATCACGTCAAACACGCAGGTTTATTCTGAGCTTCGAGACCTCCGTCTACTCTATACGTCAAAGTCTCCAAGAACTCTGCCGATTCTACACATTCAAATTAGGATGCCTGTAAGTATAGATTAGTGCCCAACAGACCCAACTATATgctaataaatatatagagagtcatcttcaacttccatGATGGCCCCTTTGGTGGTTCCGGAGGTCGCGGCGGCGGCTTCAGGGGCCGCTGTGACTACGTAAGTTGATATATACTTTTCTGCGCCTTTTCTAAGTATCTTTTACACAAATTAAAATATCGTATAATTAAATACTGACGTATATTTATAGCGTGGAAAATATGTCTATGGCCAGCCAGTGCAGTTGTTTTCTTTGGGGcgagtggaagaagaaggggatAGAGAAGTAGGAGGAAGGGGATACTGCTACTCAGCAGCAGCTGGCTGATCTTGAGGCCAGGATGGACAATATTGAGGCACATATCCTAGCCCCTGCCCCTACCCCCAAGTAATAAATACAAAATCGAGGAGAAAGACACCagtccttttcttttttcacAACACTACACAATACACGATAAAACATCACCCTTATATGAGCATGCACTGATAGGCGAATCTTGATAGTTCGCCATAGATGAATGAGATAACGGCAAAAACCGAAAACACAGACAGATGCTCAAATGCCGTAATAGGCGTCAATTCATGATCGTAATTGTAATTGTGTTTGTAGATTCGCTAGGTGTTCCAACCCCATCGGACTTTCCATGACCACACGCCATCATGAACCTCAAGTCCATAATAATGTTGGACATTTATACCACAACTCTCCACGCATCCTTTTGCGCATGCTTGCTCAGAACTGGTCTGTCATATGTTGTTAGCTTTGATTGAACGTTGAAAATCCTCGATTTCGTTCGTAATGCATGCGGCAACACGAGTTTGGAAACCGGCACAGCTCTATATAACTTACCAACAGTCATGCTCATGCTAATATCGGTAGATTCTACCATCTTGGTGAACTCCTCAAAACTAATCTTGCCATCCTTGTCGAGATCGGCCTCCATGATGGTCTTGTCCACGATCTGCTGCAGCTGCTGGTCCTTAAGGTTGCTGCCAACCATCATCTTGAGGACAATGAAAAGCTCTCCGTTGCTGATGTATCCATCGCGGTCAATGTCGTAGACCTTGAAGGCAAATTGGAGCTTCTGTTCCTTATTTCCCTTACTGCTGAACGCCGAAAGACCTGTGACGAACTCTTGAAAATCGacgtcaccaccaccatcttcatcaaagATGGCAATCATTCTGAAGGAAGCCGGGTTAGCTTGTTGTGAGTATTAGGAAAGGGATGTAGTAGACGGACCGTGTTGCCAGAGGGTTGGAAGAGATCTGAGGAAGACTGAGGAATTCATCGCGCTCGATCGTACCGGAGTTATCCTAGATGAAAGATTTCGAGTTAGCTGGCTCCTATTCTTGAGTGCACTCTATGCTCCAGCCTTGCGCCACCATCACCAAGCTCCATCATAGACCCAGAAGTCGGGAAGTTTGCGCACCTTGTCCAGTTTCATGAATCGCTTTCGCAGACGATCGACTTCTTCTCTGTCGACTAGAAACCGCACATCTCAGCATATGATATCACACCAAGACCCCTCCCCCAACCGTGTGTTGAGGTTGGTTCCTAGGGCAGGGTTTCCTCACAGTTGGATCCTTGGACGAGGTTGTCCAGTACTGCGCTGGTGGTGTTACCCATGTTGGTAACGTCAAGCGAATTCGAAAGGTAAGAGGGAAACTTTTGCTTAGACCGAAATCCGTGTTTTTCGTTGTGGGACGCCGAGAAGACGTAAATAAGTTGTCCAGTTGGGTCGAGTTAATACAAAGTTTGGTGATAAGGCTGTATTGCAAGTCtcactgtcactgtcacttTCAGCCGCTAAGTTTGGGTAAGGTTAGTAATTCTAGACCGACCAACCAACTTACCTTAGCATCTTTTTACTCAGACTGCTCTTCTGCGCAAAGGGGCAGGTGGGTAGAGGGGTAATTGCCTAGCGGGGCGGGGGAGGAGCGAACAGGCCTCAAGTCAGCTCCCGATGATTTTACGGTAGGCACGCGTTCATGTGCCGTTTTGATGTTGGCAATACGGTCAACAGACAAAGGCAATAGAGAGGAATTTAAAGCAAACGCCTTCTAGACTTTCGATAACAGAAGTTTTTATAGATGATTAGACTTTTTAGAAACCACATAAgcataaaaaataaatattcaTTTGCGCACTTCGACATCacattaaacttcgagggatacccatatcaactaTTCGACCAAGATTCCGTTTTATACGTTGTCACCTGGCCAGCGGCAGACATTCCTGCGGTTCCAGCGCTTGTGTTCACTAAAAGCGTGCCCTACTAGGCGGCTTGGACTACTGACGAGAGCCCGCCTGTCAAGACGAGCCATGGACTGCCGTATCTTACGGTAGCTCCAGCCTGCCCCAAAAATAAAAGGGCAATGGTCCAAGCGCCCGAAGTACCGCGTAGGCCAACCTATGCTGTAAAGTGACTTTGTCTCCTCTCAGCTGCACACTGTCAGCAAACGCAATTGTCCCGCTCTGCCAGTCAAAGGCCTATTCTCCCTTACCAAAAACTCCGTGCAGCGAAAAATCTTTGCGCGCCAAAACAAATCCCCAACGTCACCCCATCGAGCCCGACTACGCTGCCATCGAAAAAAAGCTACAACAGCACCTTTTACATCGAGTTTGGGCACGATTTCAACTTAATAGGCCCCGTTTTATGACTTGATCGCTTTTTTTCGCGGTTTTTCCGCCGCCTACACGCCCTTCCTCCGACCTTCCTTTAA is part of the Fusarium poae strain DAOMC 252244 chromosome 4, whole genome shotgun sequence genome and encodes:
- the CNB1 gene encoding Calcineurin subunit B (BUSCO:50708at5125) — protein: MGNTTSAVLDNLVQGSNFDREEVDRLRKRFMKLDKDNSGTIERDEFLSLPQISSNPLATRMIAIFDEDGGGDVDFQEFVTGLSAFSSKGNKEQKLQFAFKVYDIDRDGYISNGELFIVLKMMVGSNLKDQQLQQIVDKTIMEADLDKDGKISFEEFTKMVESTDISMSMTVDQF